One Cytophagales bacterium DNA window includes the following coding sequences:
- the prfA gene encoding peptide chain release factor 1, whose product MTDKLEAIKHRFEEVSQLIVQPDAMSDMGKYTKLNKEYRDLEKIVKVYDQYLKVTNDLASAKEVLETEKDPEFRELAKMEIDELEPQVTTIEEELKVMLIPKDPNDSKNVILEIRAGTGGDEAAIFAGDLFRMYEQYADSRGWKFSVLNLNEGSSGGFKEIVASVEGEDVFGQLKFESGAHRVQRVPATESQGRVHTSAATVAVLPEAEDVDVELNMGDIRKDTFRASGAGGQHINKTESAVRLTHHPTGIVVECQDGRSQHANYDKALKVLRSRIYEMELKKHNEEISSARKSMVGSGDRSDKIRTYNYPQGRVTDHRIGFTVYNLPNVMNGQIGNFIEELRIAENAEKLQEGE is encoded by the coding sequence ATGACTGACAAGTTAGAGGCGATCAAACACAGGTTCGAAGAAGTAAGCCAGCTGATAGTCCAGCCAGACGCCATGTCTGATATGGGCAAATATACCAAGCTGAACAAAGAATATCGGGATTTGGAGAAGATCGTGAAGGTGTACGATCAGTATCTGAAGGTAACCAATGATCTGGCAAGTGCCAAGGAAGTACTGGAAACCGAAAAAGATCCTGAGTTCCGGGAACTAGCCAAAATGGAAATCGATGAACTGGAGCCTCAGGTGACAACAATCGAGGAGGAACTCAAGGTGATGCTGATCCCTAAAGACCCGAACGATAGCAAAAACGTGATTCTGGAAATACGTGCTGGAACCGGGGGAGATGAAGCGGCCATTTTTGCTGGCGACCTTTTCCGAATGTACGAGCAATATGCGGATTCCAGGGGCTGGAAGTTTTCTGTCCTGAACCTGAATGAAGGCAGCTCCGGTGGATTCAAAGAAATTGTGGCCTCTGTAGAGGGAGAAGATGTTTTTGGTCAGTTGAAGTTTGAATCCGGAGCGCACCGGGTGCAACGTGTGCCCGCTACCGAATCACAGGGCCGTGTCCATACTTCTGCAGCAACTGTTGCGGTATTGCCGGAAGCAGAAGATGTGGATGTAGAGCTCAACATGGGCGATATCCGAAAAGACACATTCAGGGCTTCAGGAGCAGGAGGTCAGCACATTAACAAAACAGAATCTGCAGTTCGGTTGACGCACCACCCTACGGGAATCGTGGTGGAATGTCAGGATGGGCGTTCGCAACATGCCAATTACGACAAGGCTTTGAAAGTACTCCGCTCTCGTATATACGAAATGGAACTTAAAAAGCACAATGAAGAAATTAGCTCTGCCAGGAAATCCATGGTGGGAAGTGGGGATCGCTCGGATAAGATCAGAACTTATAACTACCCACAAGGCCGGGTCACGGATCACCGCATTGGTTTTACAGTGTACAACCTTCCTAATGTGATGAATGGCCAGATTGGTAACTTCATTGAGGAGTTACGGATTGCGGAAAATGCAGAAAAACTGCAAGAAGGGGAATAG
- a CDS encoding glycosyltransferase family 39 protein, producing MIKKALNNSPQLFLLFWLVINLIQAAVTETHNDESYYWIYTQQLQWGYFDHPPMVALVIDIGYSLFQNEFGLRLVNVLLITIAIGFFFKMVPKDSLKTPAIYLMLLAVPFLNYLGFLVFPDGPLIAFGAAFLFYYQQWLKSNQLKHVFILGFCGAAMLYSKYHAGLFFVLIVLSNLELLRNRQFYLITGISLLLFLPHIWWQYQHDFPSIRFHLIERSSSFELKYALRFVGEQLLAVGPVLMISLFIKTKDQFERALAFMVRGFFVFFLFSSLRGVVHIQWTSLAWLPAIYLVTRFWNDRFHSKWWYALLVPHILLTLLFRLYVGTDLIPGQKIGPHYVKGQKEWYNALAEEVGDRPVIFLYDLKEPSAYTFYTGKPAIAIYPDGEKKSQYDLWQQDKQLDDKTVVIASKRQFDGAEEFNAGGKRRVYLKREESY from the coding sequence TTGATCAAAAAAGCGCTAAATAACTCTCCCCAACTATTCCTCCTCTTTTGGTTAGTGATCAACCTTATCCAGGCGGCAGTTACCGAAACCCACAACGACGAGAGTTACTATTGGATCTACACCCAACAATTGCAGTGGGGTTATTTTGATCACCCTCCTATGGTCGCGCTGGTCATCGACATAGGATATTCACTTTTTCAAAATGAGTTCGGTTTGCGATTGGTTAACGTACTACTGATCACCATTGCTATCGGATTTTTTTTCAAGATGGTCCCAAAAGACTCGTTAAAAACACCGGCGATATATTTGATGCTACTGGCTGTCCCTTTTTTGAATTACCTGGGGTTTTTGGTATTTCCCGATGGGCCATTGATCGCTTTTGGGGCTGCTTTTTTGTTTTACTATCAACAGTGGCTAAAAAGCAATCAACTGAAGCACGTTTTCATTCTCGGCTTTTGTGGGGCGGCCATGCTGTACAGCAAGTACCACGCAGGCCTGTTTTTCGTATTGATCGTTTTGTCGAATTTAGAACTACTCCGAAACCGGCAGTTTTACCTCATTACAGGGATTTCTCTACTGCTATTTCTACCGCACATCTGGTGGCAATATCAACATGATTTTCCTTCCATTCGATTTCATCTGATCGAACGTTCCTCCTCTTTTGAGTTGAAATACGCCCTTCGTTTCGTGGGAGAACAATTGCTGGCCGTAGGTCCGGTATTGATGATCAGTCTTTTTATCAAAACCAAAGACCAATTCGAAAGGGCCTTGGCTTTTATGGTCAGGGGGTTCTTCGTTTTCTTCCTCTTTTCATCCTTGCGAGGGGTTGTGCATATTCAGTGGACCTCTTTGGCCTGGCTACCGGCCATATATCTGGTGACTCGGTTTTGGAATGACAGATTTCACAGCAAGTGGTGGTACGCATTGCTGGTGCCGCATATTTTGCTGACGCTCCTCTTTCGACTGTATGTCGGAACGGACTTAATCCCTGGACAAAAAATTGGACCTCATTACGTCAAAGGACAAAAAGAATGGTACAACGCACTGGCAGAAGAAGTAGGAGACCGGCCTGTAATTTTCCTTTATGACTTAAAAGAACCTAGTGCTTACACCTTCTACACTGGTAAACCCGCGATAGCCATTTACCCGGATGGGGAAAAGAAAAGTCAATATGACCTCTGGCAACAGGACAAACAACTGGATGATAAAACCGTCGTGATCGCAAGTAAAAGACAGTTTGATGGGGCTGAAGAGTTTAATGCTGGGGGAAAAAGGCGCGTTTATTTGAAGCGAGAAGAAAGCTACTGA
- a CDS encoding Ig-like domain-containing protein produces MGKINFKYSFTLVLIWLMGCIGTDLEPEVTPIIRLTNLPENFHVTGVYTLEASYMNERGMEEDVTFIWSSSDATVFSIDQNGIGRALKEGIVDLSVQYEDRKEEISITVFSSQESIRIVEAPDSLSVGETFTLRAEYTDLTGIVKQPDLPITWSVAESSVAEIDENGTIRGLWVGVADVKATVGAFSDSVSFEINRAETVFDEELRIVVLTQSMELGTQFQFEAQYFDSSGEVDNTVFADWASSAPEIISINQNGLARALTEGSATISALTNGKTTSVEVTAFSENTNMVRSGSLEGRGYRISGNFTLAQDGDQLILSFENASIDPNAPGPYFYLSNQERSVTGGVNLGKSEDGTFSINVTEVSPETTIDSYDYVIVWCEPFNVTLGLGSLSN; encoded by the coding sequence ATGGGCAAGATCAACTTCAAATATTCATTTACGCTAGTACTGATATGGCTGATGGGCTGTATCGGAACCGACCTTGAACCTGAGGTTACCCCCATCATCCGGCTCACCAATCTCCCTGAAAACTTCCATGTTACGGGCGTCTATACCCTTGAAGCCAGTTACATGAATGAACGGGGCATGGAGGAAGACGTAACTTTTATCTGGTCCAGCTCTGATGCCACCGTATTCTCCATTGATCAAAATGGTATCGGCCGTGCTTTGAAAGAAGGCATTGTCGACCTATCGGTCCAGTACGAAGACAGAAAGGAAGAAATTTCCATCACGGTTTTCTCCTCGCAGGAATCTATTCGAATTGTAGAAGCACCTGATTCATTAAGTGTTGGTGAGACATTCACTTTGCGCGCCGAATACACCGACCTGACCGGGATCGTGAAGCAACCTGATCTTCCAATAACATGGAGTGTTGCGGAAAGTAGCGTTGCCGAAATAGATGAAAATGGAACAATCCGAGGTTTGTGGGTCGGCGTTGCAGATGTAAAGGCAACAGTCGGAGCTTTTTCCGACTCAGTAAGTTTTGAAATCAATCGGGCTGAAACCGTCTTTGACGAGGAATTGAGAATTGTTGTTTTGACGCAAAGCATGGAGTTAGGTACGCAATTCCAATTCGAAGCACAGTATTTTGACAGCTCGGGAGAAGTGGATAACACAGTATTCGCAGATTGGGCGTCTTCTGCTCCTGAGATCATCAGCATCAACCAAAATGGATTGGCCCGTGCCCTGACGGAAGGAAGTGCTACCATTTCTGCCCTGACCAATGGAAAAACCACATCGGTCGAGGTAACCGCCTTTTCGGAAAATACGAATATGGTTAGAAGCGGTTCATTGGAAGGAAGAGGGTACCGAATCAGTGGAAACTTCACTTTAGCACAAGATGGTGATCAATTGATCCTGAGTTTTGAAAATGCGAGCATCGACCCCAATGCTCCCGGACCATATTTCTATCTGAGCAACCAGGAGCGTAGTGTTACCGGTGGGGTTAATCTTGGCAAAAGCGAGGACGGTACTTTTAGCATCAATGTGACGGAAGTTTCTCCAGAAACCACCATCGATAGTTACGATTACGTCATTGTATGGTGCGAACCCTTTAATGTGACCCTGGGACTGGGTAGTTTGAGCAATTGA
- a CDS encoding prolipoprotein diacylglyceryl transferase: protein MSFLLNYIIWSPDPAIFTIPLSGIGLEDRPVVWYGLLFATGFLLSQQVMYYIFRTEGKPQTDVDKLTTYMVVAVILGARLGHCLFYNPEYYLSNPLEILKIWEGGLASHGGAIGILTAIWIFVKKIKGYTWLWMLDRLAIVTCLCGALIRTGNLMNSEMEGTMTNSSYGIVYARGAEDVLDFDDEKVESVYFEEGGSKTSDVPGRYPIKAIVEFKEGVTFGTTQQEISFIENNLRRSLLGYTEVIEHVDFGRGQPLNYEVKKRGGVQYLEISGIGIARHPAQLYEALYCLLIMVLVFWLWKNKRDILPEGFMFAVFMMLLWSLRFVDEFFKMNQEAFEEGLPINMGQILSIPGFLFGLAAMIYALTKNKKAT from the coding sequence ATGTCCTTCCTTTTAAATTATATCATCTGGAGTCCTGACCCAGCGATTTTTACCATTCCCTTATCCGGAATTGGCCTGGAAGATCGACCTGTGGTCTGGTACGGATTGCTTTTCGCTACTGGCTTCTTGCTTTCGCAACAGGTGATGTACTATATCTTCAGAACAGAAGGAAAGCCGCAGACGGATGTAGATAAACTGACTACCTATATGGTGGTGGCCGTCATCCTGGGTGCTCGTCTGGGCCACTGTCTGTTTTACAATCCTGAATATTACTTATCCAATCCTTTGGAAATCCTAAAGATCTGGGAAGGAGGGCTGGCTAGCCATGGCGGTGCGATTGGAATTTTGACGGCCATTTGGATTTTCGTGAAAAAGATCAAAGGATATACCTGGTTATGGATGCTGGATCGTTTGGCCATCGTTACTTGCCTATGCGGTGCATTGATCCGAACCGGAAACCTTATGAATTCGGAAATGGAAGGGACCATGACGAATTCCAGCTACGGCATCGTTTATGCACGTGGTGCCGAAGACGTCCTGGATTTCGATGATGAAAAAGTTGAATCTGTCTACTTTGAAGAAGGAGGGTCCAAGACTTCCGATGTTCCTGGACGATATCCGATCAAAGCCATTGTTGAATTCAAAGAAGGGGTAACGTTCGGGACCACTCAACAGGAAATTAGTTTTATTGAGAACAACTTACGACGATCCCTATTGGGTTATACAGAAGTGATCGAGCACGTGGACTTTGGCAGAGGTCAACCACTTAACTATGAAGTGAAGAAAAGAGGAGGCGTTCAGTACCTCGAAATTTCGGGAATTGGTATTGCCAGACATCCGGCCCAGCTTTATGAAGCCCTTTACTGCTTGTTGATCATGGTCCTGGTATTTTGGCTTTGGAAAAACAAAAGGGACATACTTCCGGAAGGTTTCATGTTCGCGGTGTTCATGATGTTGCTTTGGTCGCTACGATTCGTGGACGAGTTTTTCAAAATGAATCAGGAAGCCTTTGAAGAAGGTCTACCGATCAACATGGGCCAAATCCTTAGCATTCCAGGATTCCTATTTGGTTTAGCGGCGATGATCTATGCCTTAACGAAGAATAAGAAGGCTACTTAA
- a CDS encoding potassium transporter TrkG, giving the protein MTFNYKVIIHIIGILLMLNGAFMFVCVPFSVYYGEGDLLALTVSGTITIVTGFLAFIFTRKRQNKELRKKDGYLVVTAGWLSMSFFGTLPYLLSGAIPDLTNAFFETLSGFSTTGATILTDIESVHKGILFWRSLTQWIGGMGIIVLTVAILPILGIGGMQLFVAEAPGISPDKLQPRIKETAKRLWLIYLGLTVTETVLLLVGGMNFYDAINHALTTMATGGFSTKNASIAHYTSPFIQYVIIIFMFLAGTNFTMTYFGLHGEFKKVLKNQEFLFYSLFCVIASILVGTIIFGLGHDSFEKSIRDALFQVVSIITTTGYVTHDYTQWTSFLSLLFFIMMFVGASAGSTAGGVKIVRHILLIKNSILELKRQLHPSAVIPVRYNGKAVSRDITFNILAFIMIYISIFALGSIIMGTFGVDFNTAIGSVATCLGNIGPGIGTVGPVDNFAHLPAASKWFLSFLMLLGRLELFTVLILFTPYFWRKI; this is encoded by the coding sequence ATGACCTTCAATTACAAAGTGATCATTCATATCATCGGCATCCTGCTGATGTTGAATGGAGCGTTCATGTTTGTCTGCGTTCCCTTTAGTGTTTATTATGGCGAAGGAGACCTCTTGGCGTTGACCGTTTCCGGGACCATTACCATTGTTACCGGGTTTTTAGCTTTCATCTTTACCAGAAAACGGCAAAACAAAGAACTCCGAAAGAAAGACGGTTATCTGGTCGTTACAGCCGGGTGGCTCAGTATGAGTTTTTTCGGAACGTTACCTTATCTCCTCAGTGGGGCCATTCCTGATCTTACGAATGCCTTCTTCGAAACGTTATCCGGCTTTTCAACGACAGGAGCCACCATTTTGACAGACATTGAGTCCGTACATAAAGGCATTCTGTTTTGGCGCAGCCTCACCCAGTGGATCGGGGGCATGGGGATCATTGTACTCACGGTAGCCATCCTTCCGATTTTGGGCATTGGAGGCATGCAGCTTTTTGTGGCGGAAGCACCGGGCATCTCTCCGGACAAGCTACAACCTCGGATCAAAGAAACCGCCAAACGACTTTGGTTAATCTATTTGGGTCTTACTGTCACAGAAACCGTGTTACTGCTGGTCGGCGGCATGAATTTCTATGATGCCATCAACCATGCACTAACAACCATGGCTACCGGAGGTTTTTCAACGAAAAATGCCAGTATCGCCCACTATACCTCGCCGTTCATTCAATATGTGATCATCATATTCATGTTCCTCGCCGGAACGAACTTTACGATGACCTACTTCGGGTTACACGGTGAATTCAAAAAGGTATTGAAGAACCAGGAATTCCTTTTCTACTCCTTGTTCTGTGTGATTGCCTCTATTCTGGTCGGTACCATCATCTTCGGATTGGGTCACGATTCTTTCGAAAAGTCTATCAGAGATGCGCTGTTCCAAGTAGTATCCATTATTACTACAACAGGTTATGTCACCCATGATTATACGCAATGGACGTCATTCCTTTCCTTGCTGTTTTTCATCATGATGTTTGTTGGTGCCTCTGCTGGTTCCACAGCTGGTGGTGTGAAAATTGTCCGACACATCTTATTGATCAAAAACAGTATCCTCGAGCTCAAACGACAATTACACCCTTCCGCGGTAATTCCGGTTCGTTACAATGGCAAAGCGGTATCCCGAGACATCACGTTCAACATCCTGGCGTTCATCATGATCTACATCTCCATTTTCGCCCTGGGATCGATCATCATGGGAACGTTTGGCGTTGATTTCAATACAGCGATTGGATCAGTGGCCACTTGTCTTGGGAATATTGGACCTGGGATCGGAACCGTAGGGCCAGTTGATAATTTTGCCCATTTACCTGCGGCAAGTAAATGGTTTTTATCATTTTTGATGCTCCTTGGACGACTGGAGCTATTCACCGTCCTCATTTTATTTACTCCTTACTTTTGGCGCAAAATTTAG
- the trkA gene encoding Trk system potassium transporter TrkA yields MRIIIAGAGDLGFHLAKLLAYEEQDIVLLDLDEEVLSHAANTLDVHTIRGSSTSISVLEEANISKSDMLIAVTSDQETNIATAIIGKQLGVKRTIARVSNIEFLHQREKLDLRNIGIDEIISPESLAAKEVKRLLKETAMTDTFEFEKGMLSLIGITVDENSELFGKTLTETAYLNPDHNFTTVAILRDNETILPHGENKFKNQDHAYFIAQPDGVNRVMDLAGKRRVDVKNIMILGGSKMGTHIARQLSKKYNIKLVEQNKEKCFNLADDLADTMIIHGDGRDVEKLREEGIDHMDAFVAVTGNSETNIISSLAAKNAGVKKTIALVENMDYIHLSQSIGVDTLINKKLIAANFIFRYIRRGQVINLTSIHGVDAEILEFEVLDNSKILQRELRNLDFPRTAIIGGVIRKNRGYTVRGNFQFEPKDRVVVLSKPECIHVVERFFK; encoded by the coding sequence ATGAGGATCATTATTGCCGGTGCTGGGGACCTTGGTTTCCACTTGGCAAAACTATTGGCATACGAGGAGCAAGACATTGTGTTGTTGGATCTCGATGAAGAAGTCCTGAGCCATGCCGCAAACACCCTGGATGTGCATACCATTCGGGGCAGCTCTACGTCCATCAGTGTTTTGGAAGAAGCGAACATATCGAAATCCGATATGCTCATCGCGGTTACTTCTGACCAGGAAACCAATATCGCTACGGCGATCATTGGCAAACAATTGGGAGTAAAGCGCACCATCGCGCGCGTTTCCAACATCGAGTTTTTGCACCAGCGCGAAAAGCTGGACCTGCGCAACATCGGTATCGACGAAATCATCTCGCCGGAATCGCTTGCCGCAAAAGAGGTAAAGCGGCTGTTGAAAGAAACAGCCATGACCGATACGTTCGAGTTTGAGAAAGGCATGCTGTCCCTCATCGGGATTACCGTGGATGAAAACTCGGAACTGTTCGGCAAAACCTTAACGGAAACAGCCTACCTCAACCCTGACCATAATTTCACCACGGTGGCCATCCTACGGGATAATGAAACCATTTTGCCACACGGTGAAAACAAGTTCAAAAACCAGGACCATGCCTATTTCATTGCGCAGCCTGATGGCGTAAATCGCGTGATGGACCTGGCCGGGAAACGTAGAGTTGATGTGAAGAACATCATGATTCTTGGTGGATCTAAGATGGGCACACACATCGCGCGTCAGCTGAGCAAGAAATACAACATCAAACTCGTCGAGCAAAACAAAGAAAAGTGTTTCAATCTGGCAGATGACCTGGCAGACACGATGATCATCCATGGTGATGGTCGGGACGTGGAAAAGCTCCGTGAAGAAGGGATTGACCACATGGATGCCTTCGTTGCCGTAACGGGTAACTCAGAAACGAACATCATTTCGTCCCTGGCGGCCAAAAACGCTGGCGTGAAAAAGACCATTGCCCTCGTGGAAAACATGGATTACATCCATTTGTCACAGAGCATCGGGGTAGATACGCTGATCAACAAGAAACTGATCGCGGCAAACTTTATTTTCCGATACATTCGTAGGGGACAGGTGATCAACCTGACCAGTATCCACGGCGTGGATGCGGAAATCCTGGAATTTGAGGTGCTGGACAATTCAAAAATCTTACAACGCGAGTTACGCAACCTGGATTTCCCAAGAACAGCCATCATCGGTGGCGTCATCCGAAAAAATCGGGGGTATACTGTAAGAGGAAACTTTCAGTTCGAACCCAAGGATCGGGTCGTGGTGCTTTCCAAGCCGGAGTGTATCCATGTCGTTGAACGTTTTTTCAAGTAA
- a CDS encoding DUF4062 domain-containing protein, protein MANLKIFVSSTCYDLNIVRGQLRTFISELGYEPVMSDYNDVLYDPRDHTHESCIKEIQSADMVVLIVGSRFGGKAVPKAVESIDIDSLKNLSKSPKFLDDSNISITQLEVLKAIELEIPIFTFIDSKVSHDHLFYEKNKGKRGFLKGVDFPSIDKTETAVFIFEFINFIRHRTKNNSIVDFTKYDDIKDFLTKQWSALFQRLLYEQKTKKAEVRRFDFLTSQLTDIKTTLLTSITNSDLKDTARGAIKFRRLIDFLSGISGEKQNEILLSDKSFDDVIKACDIVESRRSEGTGFSSRNQFLIKKDGTFFQLRFPIEMERMSPHWADFKELSEESKKAIINAVLDNEDHRMRNLRYVNEDFEEYISNKMSDSENEEDA, encoded by the coding sequence ATGGCCAACTTAAAAATATTTGTATCCTCGACTTGTTATGATCTAAATATAGTTAGAGGACAACTACGTACTTTTATTTCTGAACTTGGGTATGAGCCAGTAATGAGCGATTACAATGATGTTTTGTATGATCCAAGAGATCACACTCATGAGAGTTGTATTAAGGAAATCCAAAGTGCTGATATGGTTGTTCTAATTGTTGGCTCTAGGTTCGGAGGAAAGGCAGTTCCTAAAGCCGTGGAATCAATAGATATTGATTCACTAAAAAACTTATCTAAATCTCCTAAATTTTTAGATGATAGTAATATTTCAATTACGCAACTTGAGGTATTAAAAGCGATCGAGCTTGAAATTCCAATCTTTACATTTATTGATAGTAAGGTTTCACATGACCATCTTTTCTATGAGAAAAATAAAGGCAAAAGAGGCTTTCTAAAAGGTGTTGATTTTCCTTCAATAGACAAAACTGAAACTGCAGTCTTTATTTTTGAATTTATAAACTTCATTAGGCATAGAACAAAAAACAACTCAATTGTAGATTTTACAAAGTACGATGATATCAAGGATTTTCTCACAAAACAGTGGTCTGCATTGTTTCAAAGATTACTCTATGAACAAAAAACTAAAAAGGCAGAAGTTAGAAGGTTTGATTTCCTAACATCACAATTAACAGACATAAAAACAACTCTTCTCACTTCCATTACTAATTCTGATTTAAAAGACACTGCTCGAGGGGCAATCAAATTTAGAAGACTAATCGATTTCTTGTCCGGAATTTCTGGGGAAAAGCAAAACGAAATATTGCTCTCGGACAAATCTTTTGATGACGTAATTAAAGCTTGTGACATTGTTGAAAGTAGAAGATCCGAAGGAACAGGATTTTCTTCAAGGAATCAATTTTTGATAAAAAAAGATGGCACTTTTTTTCAGTTACGTTTCCCGATCGAAATGGAAAGAATGTCACCTCACTGGGCTGATTTTAAAGAATTGAGTGAGGAATCGAAAAAAGCTATAATAAATGCAGTATTGGATAATGAAGATCATAGGATGCGAAACCTTAGATATGTAAATGAGGATTTTGAAGAATACATTTCTAATAAGATGAGCGATTCTGAAAATGAAGAAGATGCATAA
- a CDS encoding type II toxin-antitoxin system RelE/ParE family toxin has translation MVEVIWTNNALLDLNEIGEYIAKDSPKYAEITVSKLYYKVEVLVEYPKIGRVVPEAERENLRELIEGNYRIIYEIAEDSIYIMSVHHSSQMLRI, from the coding sequence GTGGTTGAAGTAATTTGGACAAACAACGCTTTATTAGATCTAAATGAAATTGGTGAATACATAGCAAAAGATTCACCAAAATATGCGGAAATAACCGTATCGAAGCTCTACTACAAGGTAGAAGTTCTTGTAGAATACCCCAAAATTGGACGAGTCGTTCCAGAGGCTGAACGAGAGAACTTACGAGAATTAATCGAAGGAAATTATCGAATCATTTATGAGATAGCTGAAGATTCTATTTATATCATGTCTGTTCATCACAGTTCACAGATGTTAAGAATTTAG
- a CDS encoding alanine/glycine:cation symporter family protein, with product MEELIVAGSDFVWGTPLLVLLLGGGAFFMIYSRFLPFRYLGHGINVLRGKYDNPDDPGQINHFQALSGALAATIGMGNISGVALAIAAGGPGAIFWMWVSAFFGIATKFFTCTLAVMYRGKDSLGEIQGGPMYVIREGLGKNWKPLAIFFCVAGFFGATPVFQANQMVAVMKDVVFIPNGIEPSFGLDLGMGIVIAILVAMVILGGIKRIGSVAAKLVPAMVVLYVVSVVLILLINFTEILPSLGLIIQDAFTAKAALGGAVGAIIIEGAKRAAFSNEAGIGTAPMMHGAAKTKEPVREGLVAMLGPAIDTLVICTMTGLCILITGVWQLPESNGITLTAKAFDAALPYVGPYVLILTVMIFAITTIFGLSYYGQKCFSYLVGAEYGKYFNYWYVGLVILGSVASLNVVVNLVFIAYGLMAIPTMISALVLAPKALDAAKTYFSKV from the coding sequence ATTGAAGAACTGATCGTTGCGGGCTCGGATTTTGTCTGGGGCACTCCACTACTTGTTTTGCTACTGGGAGGTGGTGCCTTTTTCATGATCTATTCCCGGTTTTTGCCATTTCGCTACCTGGGTCACGGCATCAATGTCTTGAGAGGAAAATACGATAACCCCGACGATCCCGGTCAGATCAATCACTTTCAGGCTTTATCTGGAGCATTGGCCGCCACGATCGGAATGGGAAATATCAGTGGGGTCGCATTAGCCATTGCTGCTGGAGGTCCCGGAGCCATTTTCTGGATGTGGGTCAGTGCCTTCTTTGGCATCGCCACCAAGTTTTTTACATGTACGCTGGCGGTGATGTACCGTGGAAAAGATTCTTTAGGGGAAATTCAAGGGGGACCCATGTACGTGATCAGAGAAGGGCTCGGGAAAAACTGGAAGCCTCTCGCCATTTTTTTCTGCGTAGCAGGATTCTTTGGAGCAACACCCGTTTTTCAAGCCAATCAAATGGTGGCTGTGATGAAAGATGTGGTTTTTATTCCCAATGGCATTGAACCAAGTTTTGGATTGGACCTGGGCATGGGCATTGTGATCGCCATTTTGGTGGCCATGGTTATTCTGGGAGGAATCAAAAGAATTGGTTCTGTCGCTGCCAAGCTTGTTCCAGCGATGGTGGTCTTGTATGTGGTATCTGTTGTATTGATCCTGCTCATCAATTTCACTGAAATTCTTCCCTCCTTAGGACTAATCATTCAGGATGCTTTTACAGCCAAAGCCGCGCTGGGCGGTGCTGTCGGGGCGATTATCATCGAAGGAGCTAAAAGAGCCGCTTTCTCAAACGAAGCTGGAATTGGTACTGCACCCATGATGCATGGAGCCGCAAAAACGAAAGAACCTGTACGAGAAGGTTTGGTGGCCATGCTAGGACCCGCAATTGATACGTTGGTGATCTGTACCATGACCGGTCTATGTATCCTAATCACGGGGGTTTGGCAATTGCCAGAATCCAATGGCATCACACTCACAGCCAAAGCTTTTGATGCGGCATTGCCTTATGTTGGTCCTTACGTGTTGATCCTTACGGTAATGATCTTTGCGATCACGACCATTTTTGGGCTTTCCTACTATGGACAAAAGTGCTTTTCATACCTCGTCGGTGCTGAATACGGTAAGTATTTCAATTATTGGTATGTTGGCCTGGTGATCCTTGGATCGGTCGCTTCATTGAACGTCGTGGTGAACCTGGTGTTCATCGCTTATGGGCTCATGGCGATACCGACCATGATATCGGCCCTGGTTTTGGCACCTAAGGCCCTGGATGCTGCAAAGACTTATTTTAGTAAGGTTTGA